The following proteins are encoded in a genomic region of Reichenbachiella sp.:
- a CDS encoding transferase hexapeptide repeat family protein, whose translation MTNYPDQGLSTFDQNEVIFEFKGLKPVIDPSAYVHPQATVTGNVFIGKDVYIGPSAAIRGDWGKIVIEDGCNVQENCTIHMFPGTTVYLRKGAHIGHGAIIHGAEVGENALIGMNAVLMDNAVIGKECIIGALAFVKGEMQIPARSLVAGNPAKIIKEVSDEMIAWKTEGTKLYQELPKDCKEALIPCEPLIEAEPNRPEQVVNFKTWKSTKQT comes from the coding sequence TTGACAAACTATCCTGACCAAGGACTATCGACCTTTGACCAGAACGAAGTGATATTTGAATTCAAAGGACTGAAACCCGTGATTGACCCGAGTGCCTATGTGCACCCGCAGGCTACTGTGACTGGTAATGTATTTATCGGCAAGGACGTCTACATAGGTCCATCAGCAGCCATTCGGGGCGACTGGGGGAAGATCGTGATCGAAGATGGTTGTAACGTCCAGGAGAACTGCACCATTCACATGTTTCCAGGTACTACAGTCTATTTGAGAAAAGGAGCGCATATTGGACATGGAGCCATCATACATGGTGCTGAGGTCGGTGAAAATGCTTTGATTGGAATGAATGCCGTATTGATGGACAATGCCGTGATTGGCAAAGAATGCATCATCGGGGCCTTAGCTTTTGTGAAGGGAGAAATGCAGATTCCTGCACGAAGCCTAGTTGCTGGGAATCCTGCCAAAATCATCAAAGAAGTCTCAGATGAGATGATCGCGTGGAAAACAGAAGGCACGAAATTGTATCAAGAGTTGCCAAAAGATTGCAAGGAGGCACTGATTCCATGCGAACCATTGATAGAAGCCGAACCTAATAGACCTGAACAGGTTGTGAATTTTAAAACTTGGAAGAGCACTAAACAAACTTAA
- a CDS encoding YdeI/OmpD-associated family protein, whose protein sequence is MAKANPDATKNINAYLAKASDVQRPILELIRNTVSSVDDRIQEDWKWNAPCFFMNGMICWFVGFKNHVSVNFHKGSLMQDTFKAFVEGKDADKGNRMIHYKTLDDVNTEVLKDYVKQALLLNEQNIKVDYEKKKTLATPDYFSEALDENLMAKAAFENFTDAQRRDYIEWLVEAKREATRDKRMAQAIEWIAEGKVRNWKYMNC, encoded by the coding sequence ATGGCAAAAGCAAACCCAGACGCAACCAAAAACATCAATGCTTACTTAGCTAAAGCGTCAGATGTACAACGACCGATCTTGGAATTGATCAGAAATACGGTCAGTAGTGTAGATGACCGAATTCAAGAAGATTGGAAGTGGAATGCGCCATGTTTTTTCATGAATGGTATGATTTGTTGGTTCGTAGGGTTCAAAAATCACGTGAGTGTGAATTTTCACAAAGGCTCCCTCATGCAAGATACTTTCAAGGCATTTGTAGAAGGAAAAGATGCAGACAAAGGCAACCGCATGATTCATTACAAAACGCTTGATGATGTGAATACAGAAGTGCTTAAAGATTACGTCAAGCAAGCGCTACTCCTCAATGAACAAAACATCAAGGTCGACTATGAAAAAAAGAAAACCTTAGCGACGCCTGACTATTTCTCCGAAGCCCTAGACGAAAACCTAATGGCAAAGGCAGCATTTGAAAACTTTACAGATGCCCAAAGGCGAGATTATATCGAATGGCTAGTTGAGGCGAAACGAGAGGCAACTAGAGACAAAAGAATGGCCCAAGCAATCGAATGGATTGCAGAAGGCAAAGTAAGAAATTGGAAATATATGAATTGTTGA